Genomic window (Capsicum annuum cultivar UCD-10X-F1 chromosome 10, UCD10Xv1.1, whole genome shotgun sequence):
TATAGATCAAGAAGCTGCTTGGTGATTATGATGCTATGCATGTTCGAAGAGGTGATGTTCTAAAGACAAGGAAGGACAGGTTTGGAGTTGAACGAAGTGTGCACCCTCATTTGGACAGGGATACACGTCCAGAGTTCATTCTATGCAGAATAGCAAAATGGGTCCCGCCTGGGAGAACCCTTTTTATTGCTTCAAATGAGAGGACACCGGGTTACTTTTCTCCTCTGGCTGTGAGGTTAGTTatctttcaactctttttgaATCTTCCTGTCCTCTACTTGACCTTTGTGTGCTATACAAGAGCAGTATGCGCTGTTTCTTTTGGTTGCTTGAAGTTTTATAACTCTTATTTCCATATGGTCTTCCTAAAACTAATTAGCTTTGGTACACTAGTACCTACAATGTCCACTGTCTTTTCTTCCGAAGTTTAATATAGAGTTTCTGAGAGACTGTCAGATTTCTATCTAAAAAACTTCCCATCAAATAGCTTGATCCTTTCGATTACATCTTCAGCAATATCCTTATTAAATTGAAGTTGCAGGAGGAATGGAGGCAGACTTGGATCTTGATGTCATAAAACCATGCAGAAAGGAGATAGTGAGAGTGTGGGGTGGATCGGAAAACGGGCTGGAGAAAATTCAATCAGTTTTGTTCTTGGATCTACTTTATTCCTTTGTCTCGTATGCGGAATAGAAAATCCAGGCCATTCGGATCTGGCTTTCTTCATAGAGGCTGGGTAGATTATGGCTGTTTATATAGTAAAAGAATAGTTCCTGGATTCCCTCCGGTCATAGGTGTTGGCCTTAAAGAGTATAAGGATACAGACCGGTTTTGCTGTGTCATCTGATTTAGGGAATTTCTCTCAGATTAACTGCTTGACTTAACCTGTATACCTTTACTCAAAAACCAAAATGCCTCAGTCCCAAGCCAAGTAAGTTTTCGCAATATGAGAATCCTCACTTCTCATGTCGCTGAGTCCCTCCATTAAGCCCGTGTTTGAATCcactattattaaaaaaataagctTATATAGCACTAAAAGCTCACTACATTACATATTGGCTTATAAATCTCTAACAAGACTAcacttagaaaagaaaaaatctgCTTAACTTGTAAGGACCAGACGAAAGTAAGTTCCTGGATAAACGATGTAATAGGAGAAAGCATCGGTTAGAAGATTTATGTTTCTTTGCACATTTTAAGTACGTTTGATCATCTTCTGGAAGACCGTAACTATTGCCTGCTATAATCTCTGTCTTTTACCTACTATTTGCAGGTACAAGCTAGCCTATTCCTCGAATTATAGCAGCATTTTGGATCGATTGATTGAAAACAATTACGAGCTCTTCATGGTAGAACGTCTTATTTTGATGGGAGCAAAAACATTTATCAAAACAATGAAAGAGGATGATACCGATCTCAGCCTCAGCGATGATCCTAAAAAGAATACCAAGAAATGGGAAATACCTGTTTATACAAGAGACGATGAAAACTGTTAATGCTCTCAGATGCTTGTTCGGATTCTTCTGAGCATGTTCACTACATACTTCACATCTTTCACTcaatttttgttcttctcttgtaaAGCAAAATCTTGTGGTTTCCATTGTGAATGTCAGAGTTGTTAGGTACTAGTTGAGAAAATAGCCTGTTTCTCtacatgttgtatgtatattatgatATGGGGTTCAATGAGACATGGAGTCTATTCGAAGATATGCAATGTTGATTGGGTCATTCTttgttaaattcatgaaaatgGTTCAAATTTAAAGAATCTCTTGTtcatcggaaacaacctctctgccTCTGAGGTAGCGGTAAGGTTTGCATACATTctacctccccagaccccactttgcgGGATTATACTGAGTATATTGTTGTTCTAGAGAACTCCGTTCCTGGAGGACAGTTATCATAACACAAATATTGATACCTTACTGAAATTTCATCTGCAGCAAGTGGTAGAAAGATACAACAAAGAAGCTTTATTTCCACATCTTATTAACAACCATGCAGAACTCACTAGCCGATTAATCTAAATTTATGTCGCGTAAGGTCTACCAAATCCATTCGTGAGGCTCTATTAGCCTCTTGAGTCTTATATGTACATTTCGAAAACCTCCAGGCTCTGAACACACCAGAGCAAATATTCTGAAGCCTAATTGTGATCTATCTTTTAAGTTGCTTTCTATCTACACACCAGAGCACTTGTTTGGTTGCCTATTCCAAAGTGCTGCTAGGCCAGAGGCTCTTCCACAATGAAATCTCTTTGTCACTATAAAgctttctgattcctccataaAAACCATCTTCTTCATTGCCTACTTCTCTGTGATCCTTTCTGTTTATCACTGTTTGCCTCCACCTCGAGCCGGAGGTGTACTGTTTGAACTCCAACAGCACTGTCTCTGCGAATAAAGCTAGTCGTGAGACTACTAATCATGAAATTTTCCATTCAATGTACCTTACTGCAGTTGATTTTTTCGCCTTCTCTCCACAAGTATACTTCAAAGTTATAATATAACTTACCACTGTCATGACAATGGCAACTCGACTCGCTGCCATTACAAGTTTCCAAGTGTCCAACAACTCCATACCACCAACCTGCAGATTAAAGATCAGAACTTTCCGAGTACATTCCAATGCTAGTAAGGAAAAACGAATAATTTAGACAAAAGCACACACCATATGGAAACTCTTTGCTTTTTCTCCATTGAATCTCAAAGTGATCATCTGGTTTTAGATCATGTAAGCAATCTGATACATGAAGAACATAAGGTGGAGTATCAACAGTTGGTGCTCTTAGCCTATTCCATTCTATATCTTCCTCTATTATTCGCCTCCCGTGTGATGGATATGATGGATATCTGCACCATTTGTTCGTTTACATTAGTCAACTCATTCAACTGCTTAAACTAAAAATAGTCGCGCAGATGTATAACATACAGCGCATAACCCCTTGCTATGTTGCTCGCACTATTCAAACAAGTCAGCGGGTGCAcaaaagctaccgctatgcgcggtgtccaggggaagggtcccaccacaagggtgtatcgtacgcagccttacctggcatttctgccagaggctgtttccaaggcttgaacccgtgacctcctggtcaaaTGGTAGCTACTttagtagtgtatttttggagaatccgacctatttttggcgaatccgacacgggtgctgcatcaaaagtgaagagtccgcgcaactCAGACCCCGTGTATACTGACTAGGAAAGTAAACAGTAAATCTGGCCGGCTATTTGCGTAAAGATTACCTTGCACTGAAAGTATTTGTGCTACAATCATAGCTAACTTCAGCATCATAGCAAGATAACATAAAACCAACGTGTCCATTCTGTACCTTCAAAACCAAAAACATGATCTATCAGTAGTATACAACAGGTAACAACTAAATGGAGGTACATTGTGAAAATTCCGTATACTGTCAGTGCATAAAACTTAAACTCGTCTGTAACTACCTCCCGGTTAAAGACCTGAGCCGGGAACCAAAACTTGCCGGACTCAAGTGATAGGAACCAATCCATAACTGAGCTCATTGCTGAAGCATCTCCAACCCTCCTGTCATCTTCATTTCCTTTTGATCTATTCAACAAAAGTTGCCTAATCGTCGAAAACTTCCCTCGaaaatctctcttttttcttGAATTCATCAACAGTGATGCTTTATTTCTTGAGGCAATGTAGCATTGCCATTCTTTATAAGCAGCAGAACCAATCAATCCACCCCATTTCTGCTTCATATGCTTCTCCCATAAATGATCACTTCCGCATTTTTCTCTCAAAGAACTACAAACTGCAGCCATACTGCATAGACCATCTGGTGTAAGCCTCTCAAATATACATTCCAATGTCAAATCAGGCAAATCCAGTAAACAAATGTCCTCTTCTTTCTCTACAACTTTCTCTAGTTTTGACTTAACATCACTTTTCATCATTGCATTTCTGCCTTTCCTAAACCATAAAGCCAAGAACTTTACAACCTCCTCACAGAACCATACATTTGACAAAGTTCCCATTGGCTTAAGTAacatgaaagaaaaacaagaaaccaagaaaaacaaCATTGGATACTAAGCCAAGATAAATCAAGAACCTGCTGCAATGCTGCAGAAGCACACtaagtttatatatatagtaaaaaaggtgaaatttttggCTGAGTTTTCAAATGGGGTTGTAGCAAAAGTAACAATTAAATAAAGGGGGACATAGGTAGATATACCACACAAGACAAACTTTAATTGTTGAGACACACAAAACCACAAAAATGACAGATGAAAACAACTAACAATAATGAAGTTGCTTCTTAAATGTTTCGGATGATTTGATCACCTAACAAGAATAAAAATCTagtaaaaaactcaaattttatcAACTTTGGTAATACCAATCTTGATTTTCCCTCAAGTGACAATGAAAGACAAACAACACAACTTCTTTTATATCTATATCTTAATGtcttatatatattaataataccACTTTTCCAAGAAATCAAAAGTACAAAAAAGGTCCAAAAAAGGTTGACAAATGTTACAAAATGATATTGGAAGATGGTTGAAGATGAGGATGAATACAAAGTGGATCCTAAATTTCATCCAATAATTTGGCAGTATTAAGAATATGCTTCCACTAATAATAACTTGTTGACATGGGCATCCAAGGGTGTGTGACACATTGATCGACGAAGTAGGTTAAGAACCATATAAATTTTCGCGTTCAAATTTCATTGGAAGCAAAAATGTTAGATGAACGATAACAAATATTTCGTAAAATTAATTAATGCGGCCACCACAATTATATAaaaaagtgtatatatatataattaacttGTTGACATAGTCAATAGGTAATGTGTGGAAGACTTTAAAGAAACAAAAGACTTAATAGGTAGctgaaaatgaaatttaaaaaaaagtaggTGTCACAGTTTAACTATATAGTTATTAGGCATCATAGAAAAGGTAGGTTACAGTTGCCTAACTCCTACTGAACTACACAAATGTAAGGACCACCAACACACCATGTGGACTTAAAACATTTGGCAGGCAATACATCATCCACAAGCAATAGCGGAATCGAGATTTTCAATAAAAGAAGTTATAAATATACGAAAAAAAATCAAGACGATTCAACATATAATATAATAGTTGAAGGAGTGTTAATTGACACTCCTCGGCAAAGGTGGCTCCGTCACTGTCCTCTACAATACGAAAAGAAAACTTTGTTTGTtctaaatattattagttttgaaaaattaagatATTTCAAAGTTTAGAAAAATTAAGATGATTTATAAGAGTGAATTATTATTATGCAGATACTCTTGTAATTAAGATTATTAACttcttttccaaaaaatattaaaaaaaaaaaactaatatgaaCAGGGTTGGAGTACTACTATGTTATTTAATATTTGAAGACTTTCACATCATGGGTAGACAAGTTTTAATGTGGTTCACTAATCCATGAAGCAACATTAATaacttctttcattttcttttctgtATTCTTTTGTGTAATTATTGCCATAAAATCTGAATGAAGATGACTAGTTAATGCCACTGGATCATGtataactaatatattttttaaaagtttaagtGATATATATTGATAGtataacaaataattattatttaattagttatttcatgttatttatttatttatttatttttgagctACTTTTTTGTAAGTCAACTTAACTAGATAGTGTAAAAATTCTTTAAATTGTCAGTGTACAAAACATATACTCTATGTACAATTTATACATTTATACGAAACTAATCTTCCTAGTCATTGTTTTAATATCTTGCagaaaaatgaaacaaatgaCTTCTCTGTTTATGAATATTAAtctttaatatacatatataatacaataaatgTGAAGTTTTTGACACTTCTTTTAGTGTTTGATGCTCCCCATATGCTTCTCACTTTACATGCATGATAATTAAGCTGTTCAAAGTTTGATGGCAACGTTAGTTGCGTGCACCAGTGGCGGAGTAAGAATTTTTACTGAGGGTTCAAAATCGAAAAGAGTAAACACATGGGCCGGGGTTCAAcatcaactatatatacataaaaactaattttaataatatataaatagtataatttttcacccTTGGTTGCATGGAATAATGGAATCCGAACCCCCTAGCCATATGGTGGCTTCGTCCCTGATTGCATGGAATAACGGAATCCACTAAGCTTTCGCTATGTCCGGGGTTCTTAGAAGGGCCGAATCGCGAGGGTCTCTTGTTCGCAACTAGTGGCGGATCTACACTCAAGTTAAGGGGTTCATCCGAATCCCCTTCAGCAgaaaattatgctatatatacatgattgaaattatttatatgtatatatatattagtttttatattcacttatgaacccccttagtgaaaattctaGCTCCATCACTATTCGCAACCTTATATTACAAAACGTGAACCTGTGACCTCCAAATCACATGACAATAATTTTATCGATTACTTCAGGACTCCTCTTCACATTTCACATTAATTAGAAGAAAGCAAACATAGTACTAGTAGTAGTAATAAGTAAGAATGCGTGGAGTTGAATAGAATTATGTAAAACTCTAGGGAGTCAACGAAATACAATAGGGTTTAGGGTTTAAGGGGAATATCAAAATTACATTTCTAATTTTCCCTAAATCAAGAATTGTGAAAAATGAGTATGTGGACACTTCGTCGATCATCTTCTTTACTCAAGtagtctttttcctttttctctctttctccatttacatattttccctgcattttttggattttttcaatAGCATTTTTGTTCTGAATTAGTCGAGGTACACGTAAGCTGATTCTAACACTatagttatttaaaaaaagatgGTCTTTGTGCTTCCTGTTTGTCAGAGTCTTAGTGGATAGAGTTATTGGAATTTGTGCAGGTGGGTGGTAGTAGGTAGCACGTGAAATTAGTCGAGGTACACGGAAGCTGGTTCTAGCAGTATAGTTATTTAAAGATAGTCTTTGTGCTTCCTGTCTGTCCGAGTCTTAGTGGATAAAGTTATGGGAATTTGTGCTGGTGGGAGATAGTAGGTACCACCAATTGCGGAGCCAACATCTTAAATAAGGGGGTTCAGAATCGAAAAATGTGAACAAAAAAACTAGTCGANNNNNNNNNNNNNNNNNNNNNNNNNNNNNNNNNNNNNNNNNNNNNNNNNNNNNNNNNNNNNNNNNNNNNNNNNNNNNNNNNNNNNNNNNNNNNNNNNNNNNNNNNNNNNNNNNNNNNNNNNNNNNNNNNNNNNNNNNNNNNNNNNNNNNNNNNNNNNNNNNNNNNNNNNNNNNNNNNNNNNNNNNNNNNNNNNNNNNNNNNNNNNNNNNNNNNNNNNNNNNNNNNNNNNNNNNNNNNNNNNNNNNNNNNNNNNNNNNNNNNNNNNNNNNNNNNNNNNNNNNNNNNNNNNNNNNNNNNNNNNNNNNNNNNNNNNNNNNNNNNNNNNNNNNNNNNNNNNNNNNNNNNNNNNNNNNNNNNNNNNNNNNNNNNNNNNNNNNNNNNNNNNNNNNNNNNNNNNNNNNNNNNNNNNNNNNNNNNNNNNNNNNNNNNNNNNNNNNNNNNNNNNNNNNNNNNNNNNNNNNNNNNNNNNNNNNNNNNNNNNNNNNNNNNNNNNNNNNNNNNNNNNNNNNNNNNNNNNNNNNNNNNNNNNNNNNNNNNNNNNNNNNNNNNNNNNNNNNNNNNNNNNNNNNNNNNNNNNNNNNNNNNNNNNNNNNNNNNNNNNNNNNNNNNNNNNNNNNNNNNNNNNNNNNNNNNNNNNNNNNNNNNNNNNNNNNNNNNNNNNNNNNNNNNNNNNNNNNNNNNNNNNNNNNNNNNNNNNNNNNNNNNNNNNNNNNNNNNNNNNNNNNNNNNNNNNNNNNNNNNNNNNNNNNNNNNNNNNNNNNNNNNNNNNNNNNNNNNNNNNNNNNNNNNNNNNNNNNNNNNNNNNNNNNNNNNNNNNNNNNNNNNNNNNNNNNNNNNNNNNNNNNNNNNNNNNNNNNNNNNNNNNNNNNNNNNNNNNNNNNNNNNNNNNNNNNNNNNNNNNNNNNNNNNNNNNNNNNNNNNNNNNNNNNNNNNNNNNNNNNNNNNNNNNNNNNNNNNNNNNNNNNNNNNNNNNNNNNNNNNNNNNNNNNNNNNNNNNNNNNNNNNNNNNNNNNNNNNNNNNNNNNNNNNNNNNNNNNNNNNNNNNNNNNNNNNNNNNNNNNNNNNNNNNNNNNNNNNNNNNNNNNNNNNNNNNNNNNNNNNNNNNNNNNNNNNNNNNNNNNNNNNNNNNNNNNNNNNNNNNN
Coding sequences:
- the LOC107844006 gene encoding F-box protein At2g26850 isoform X2 — protein: MLFFLVSCFSFMLLKPMGTLSNVWFCEEVVKFLALWFRKGRNAMMKSDVKSKLEKVVEKEEDICLLDLPDLTLECIFERLTPDGLCSMAAVCSSLREKCGSDHLWEKHMKQKWGGLIGSAAYKEWQCYIASRNKASLLMNSRKKRDFRGKFSTIRQLLLNRSKGNEDDRRVGDASAMSSVMDWFLSLESGKFWFPAQVFNRENGHVGFMLSCYDAEVSYDCSTNTFSARYPSYPSHGRRIIEEDIEWNRLRAPTVDTPPYVLHVSDCLHDLKPDDHFEIQWRKSKEFPYGWWYGVVGHLETCNGSESSCHCHDSETVLLEFKQYTSGSRWRQTVINRKDHREVGNEEDGFYGGIRKLYSDKEISLWKSLWPSSTLE
- the LOC107844006 gene encoding F-box protein At2g26850 isoform X1, producing MLFFLVSCFSFMLLKPMGTLSNVWFCEEVVKFLALWFRKGRNAMMKSDVKSKLEKVVEKEEDICLLDLPDLTLECIFERLTPDGLCSMAAVCSSLREKCGSDHLWEKHMKQKWGGLIGSAAYKEWQCYIASRNKASLLMNSRKKRDFRGKFSTIRQLLLNRSKGNEDDRRVGDASAMSSVMDWFLSLESGKFWFPAQVFNREVQNGHVGFMLSCYDAEVSYDCSTNTFSARYPSYPSHGRRIIEEDIEWNRLRAPTVDTPPYVLHVSDCLHDLKPDDHFEIQWRKSKEFPYGWWYGVVGHLETCNGSESSCHCHDSETVLLEFKQYTSGSRWRQTVINRKDHREVGNEEDGFYGGIRKLYSDKEISLWKSLWPSSTLE